GCGCCGACGGCTACCTGGTCAAGCCGTTCTCGTTCGTCGTGCTGGTCGCGCAGATCCGCGCGGTGCTGCGGCGCGCCTCGAGCGAGGGGACACGCGGGCCACTGCGCATCGGGGGTCTCGTCGTCGACCGCGCAACCCGCGAGGTGCACTGGCACGACGACCCGGTCGCGCTGAGCCCGCGCGAGTTCAGCCTGCTGGAGGTGCTGGTCGGGCGCGCAGGGACGGTCGTCACCAAGGACGAGCTGCTGCGTGCCGTCTGGGGTGACGAGCAGGCCGCGACCCGCAACGTCGTCGAGGTCTACGTCGGGTACGTGCGCCGCAAGCTCGACGCGGTCGGGGCGGGCGCGCTGGTGCGGACCGTCCGCGGCCACGGCTACCTGGCCTCCGACGCCGCGCTGGACGAGGTCCTGCCCGGGTGACGTTCCTCCGCCGGTGGTGGGAACGCCGGTCCATGCAGTTCCGG
The window above is part of the Amycolatopsis thermoflava N1165 genome. Proteins encoded here:
- a CDS encoding response regulator transcription factor, which codes for MNPRILVVDDEPGVRKALHRGLRAEGMDVVTAPDGPSGLRLAQTGSFDVLLLDIMLPGLSGYRVLQALRAQGITTPVLMVSAKDGEVDQADGLDLGADGYLVKPFSFVVLVAQIRAVLRRASSEGTRGPLRIGGLVVDRATREVHWHDDPVALSPREFSLLEVLVGRAGTVVTKDELLRAVWGDEQAATRNVVEVYVGYVRRKLDAVGAGALVRTVRGHGYLASDAALDEVLPG